The Symphalangus syndactylus isolate Jambi chromosome 11, NHGRI_mSymSyn1-v2.1_pri, whole genome shotgun sequence genome contains a region encoding:
- the ADAT1 gene encoding tRNA-specific adenosine deaminase 1 isoform X6: protein MHRPVQNEEERYLLHQLQLAATLKEDSIFVPGTQKGVWKLRRDLIFVFFSSHTPCGDASIIPMLEFEDQPCCPVFRNWANNSSVEASSNLEAPGNERKCEDPDSPVTKKMRLEPGTTAGVVTNGAAHHQSFGKQKSGPISPGNSCDLTVGGLAAVTRIAPGSAKVIDVYRTGAKCVPGEAGDSRKPGAAFHQVGLLRVKPGRGDRTRSMSCSDKMARWNILGCQGALLMHFLEEPIYLSAVVIGKCPYSQEAMQRALIGRSQISKVELFRSFQKLLSRIARDEWPHSLRVQKLDTYQEYKEAASSYQEAWSTLRKQAFGSWIRNPPDYHQFK, encoded by the exons ATGCATAGGCCAGTCCAAAATGAGGAAGAGCG GTACCTTCTCCACCAACTCCAGTTGGCAGCCACCCTGAAAGAGGATAGCATCTTTGTCCCAGGAACTCAAAAAGGAGTGTGGAAACTTAGACGAGacctcatttttgtgtttttctccagCCATACACCAT GTGGGGATGCCTCCATCATTCCGATGCTTGAGTTTGAAGATCAGCCTTGCTGTCCTGTCTTCAGAAATTGGGCCAACAACTCATCAGTAGAAGCCAGTAGTAACCTGGAAGCtcctggaaatgaaagaaaatgtgaagaCCCTGACAGTCCTGTAACCAAAAAGATGAGACTTGAGCCTGGGACTACGGCCGGGGTGGTCACCAACGGAGCAGCTCACCATCAGAGTTTTGGCAAGCAGAAAAGTGGCCCAATCTCACCAGGCAACAGCTGTGATCTCACTGTAGGGGGACTGGCTGCTGTCACTAGAATAGCCCCTGGTAGTGCCAAAGTGATAGACGTTTATAGAACTGGAGCCAAGTGTGTACCTGGAGAAGCTGGAGACTCCCGGAAGCCTGGTGCTGCTTTTCACCAGGTGGGGCTGCTCCGAGTGAAGCCAGGCCGTGGAGACAGAACACGCTCCATGTCCTGCAGTGACAAGATGGCCCGATGGAACATCCTTGGATGCCAAGGGGCACTGTTGATGCACTTCCTAGAAGAGCCCATCTACCTGTCAGCTGTGGTCATTGGAAAGTGCCCATATAGCCAGGAAGCCATGCAGAGAGCACTGATTGGAAG ATCCCAAATCAGCAAAGTGGAACTCTTCAGATCATTCCAGAAGCTGCTAAGCAGAATTGCAAGGGACGAGTGGCCACACTCCCTCAG GGTGCAGAAGCTGGATACCTACCAGGAGTACAAGGAGGCTGCGTCCTCTTACCAGGAAGCCTGGAGCACACTCCGGAAGCAGGCGTTTGGATCCTGGATCAGAAACCCACCAGATTATCACCAGTTCAAGTGA
- the ADAT1 gene encoding tRNA-specific adenosine deaminase 1 isoform X5, which yields MHRPVQNEEERYLLHQLQLAATLKEDSIFVPGTQKGVWKLRRDLIFVFFSSHTPCGDASIIPMLEFEDQPCCPVFRNWANNSSVEASSNLEAPGNERKCEDPDSPVTKKMRLEPGTTAGVVTNGAAHHQSFGKQKSGPISPGNSCDLTVGGLAAVTRIAPGSAKVIDVYRTGAKCVPGEAGDSRKPGAAFHQVGLLRVKPGRGDRTRSMSCSDKMARWNILGCQGALLMHFLEEPIYLSAVVIGKCPYSQEAMQRALIGRCQNVSALPKGFGVQELKILQSDLLFEQSRCAVQAKRADSPGRLVPCGAAISWSAVPEQPLDVTANGFPQGTTKKTIGSLQARSQISKVELFRSFQKLLSRIARDEWPHSLRVQKLDTYQEYKEAASSYQEAWSTLRKQAFGSWIRNPPDYHQFK from the exons ATGCATAGGCCAGTCCAAAATGAGGAAGAGCG GTACCTTCTCCACCAACTCCAGTTGGCAGCCACCCTGAAAGAGGATAGCATCTTTGTCCCAGGAACTCAAAAAGGAGTGTGGAAACTTAGACGAGacctcatttttgtgtttttctccagCCATACACCAT GTGGGGATGCCTCCATCATTCCGATGCTTGAGTTTGAAGATCAGCCTTGCTGTCCTGTCTTCAGAAATTGGGCCAACAACTCATCAGTAGAAGCCAGTAGTAACCTGGAAGCtcctggaaatgaaagaaaatgtgaagaCCCTGACAGTCCTGTAACCAAAAAGATGAGACTTGAGCCTGGGACTACGGCCGGGGTGGTCACCAACGGAGCAGCTCACCATCAGAGTTTTGGCAAGCAGAAAAGTGGCCCAATCTCACCAGGCAACAGCTGTGATCTCACTGTAGGGGGACTGGCTGCTGTCACTAGAATAGCCCCTGGTAGTGCCAAAGTGATAGACGTTTATAGAACTGGAGCCAAGTGTGTACCTGGAGAAGCTGGAGACTCCCGGAAGCCTGGTGCTGCTTTTCACCAGGTGGGGCTGCTCCGAGTGAAGCCAGGCCGTGGAGACAGAACACGCTCCATGTCCTGCAGTGACAAGATGGCCCGATGGAACATCCTTGGATGCCAAGGGGCACTGTTGATGCACTTCCTAGAAGAGCCCATCTACCTGTCAGCTGTGGTCATTGGAAAGTGCCCATATAGCCAGGAAGCCATGCAGAGAGCACTGATTGGAAG GTGTCAGAATGTATCTGCTTTACCAAAAGGCTTCGGAGTTCAAGAACTAAAAATACTGCAGTCAGATTTACTATTTGAACAGAGCCGCTGTGCAGTGCAGGCAAAAAGGGCTGACAGCCCAGGTCGACTTGTTCCTTGTGGGGCAG CCatcagctggagtgcagttccTGAGCAGCCTTTGGATGTTACTGCCAATGGCTTTCCACAgggaacaacaaagaaaacaattggAAGCCTTCAGGCAAG ATCCCAAATCAGCAAAGTGGAACTCTTCAGATCATTCCAGAAGCTGCTAAGCAGAATTGCAAGGGACGAGTGGCCACACTCCCTCAG GGTGCAGAAGCTGGATACCTACCAGGAGTACAAGGAGGCTGCGTCCTCTTACCAGGAAGCCTGGAGCACACTCCGGAAGCAGGCGTTTGGATCCTGGATCAGAAACCCACCAGATTATCACCAGTTCAAGTGA